The Bosea sp. AS-1 region GGGCGGCGAAATCTCCAAGGAGTGGTCGCCGAAGATCGGTGCGCAAGGCACAGTCGTCATCGACAATTCCTCAGCCTGGCGCACCCACCCCGACGTGCCGCTGATCGTGCCCGAGGTGAACGCCGCTGCTACCGCCGGCTTCACCAAGATGAACATCATCGCCAACCCGAACTGCTCGACCGCGCAGCTCGTCGTCGCGCTGAAGCCGCTGCATGACAAGTTCGGCATCAAGCGCGTCGTCGTCTCGACCTATCAGTCGGTTTCCGGCGCCGGCAAGGAGGGCATGGACGAGCTCTTCAACCAGACCCGCGCCGTGTTCTCGGCCGGCGAGGTCCAGACCAAGAAGTTCCCGAAGCGCATCTCCTTCAACCTGATTCCGCAGATCGACGTCTTCATGGAGGACGGCTACACCAAGGAAGAGTGGAAGATGGTGGTCGAGACCAAGAAGATCCTCGACCCGAAGATCAAGCTGACCGCGACCTGCGTGCGCGTGCCGGTCTTCATCGCTCATTCGGAAGCCGTCAATATCGAGTGCGAGAAGCCGATCACGGCTGATGAGGCGCGCGAGGTGCTGCGCAGCGCGCCCGGTATCCTCGTCATCGATAAGCGCGAACCCGGCGGCTACATCACGCCGCATGAGGCGGCCGGCGAGGACGCGACCTATATCTCGCGTATCCGCGAGGACGCGACGGTCGAGAACGGCCTCGCCTTCTGGTGCGTTTCCGACAATCTGCGCAAGGGAGCGGCGCTCAACGCCGTGCAGATCGCCGAGGTGCTGGTCAACCGCAAGCTGATCCAGCCGCGCAAGCAGGCGGCCTGAGCGGGTTCGCCGATTTTCAAGGCGTCTTCGAAGGCGGGCGTGAAGCCCGCCTTTTTGCTGCGCTGAAGCCGGGTCTTGCATGGGCCGCCTGTGATCTTTGCGCAGCGGCGCAGGTTCCAAATCGATTAAACTGCAATTCCTCTCGCGATTTTCCTGGCCGTGCCCAGTCCTATTCCTCCCGGACCCGTTTCCGAAACCGCCCATCCGGCCACGCCCGGATCGCTGCGGCGCGACAATGCGCTGCTCGGCATCGGTGTCATGCTGCTGGCGACGATTTTTCTGTCGGCCGGTGATGCCGCCTCGAAATATCTCGCCGCGCAGAACGTGCCGGCGCTGCACATCGTCTGGCTGCGCTATGCGATCTCCGGAGCGATCCTGATCGCGATCGTCGGGATCAAGCGGGACTGGGGCTCGTTCCGGACGCGGCGAGCTGGCCTGCATCTGCTGCGCGGCATCGGCGCGATCGGTTCGTCCATCCTCTTCGTATCGGCCCTGAAGCAGCTGCCGATCGCCGATGCGACCGCGACGAGTTTCGTCTCGCCGTTGTTCGTGACCGCCTTGTCGATCCCGATGCTCGGTGAGCGGGTCGGCTGGCGGCGCTGGCTGGCGACGGTGGTGGGCCTGATCGGCGTCCTGATCGTGGTGAGGCCGGGCGGCTCCGGCTTCCAGCTCGCATCGTTGCTGCCGGCGCTGTCGGCGCTCTGCTGGGCCTTCTCCCTGATCGTGACGCGCCTGATGAGCGGGACCGAGAGCCCGATCGCGACCGTGACCTACTCGACGGTCTTCGGCGCTCTGGTGATGACGCTGCTGCTGCCGCTGCACTGGGTGACGCCGACCTGGGAGATCGCCCTGGTCGGGTTCTTCATCGGCGCGGTCTCGACGGCCGGGCACTGGCTGGTGATCGTGGCGTTCCGTTACGCGGGCGCATCGCTGCTGGCGCCATTTTCCTACATCCAGCTCTTCTGGGCCTCGCTTTTCGGCTTCTTCCTGTTTGCCGCCCTGCCCGATGCCTGGACGCTGGTTGGTGCGGTCATCATCGCGAGCTCGGGCCTCTACACGGCGCACCGCGAGCGCATCCGGGCGAAGCAGGTTCTGGGCTGAGACGCCTCAAGTCCAGATTGTCCGTGCGATAACGATGATCTAGCGCTTGACGCCGTAGCGGGCCAGGAACATCTCGATGGCCTCGTTCACGACGTGCGCGATCTCCTCTTCGCTGGGAGGAGTGCGGACGGCGTTGAACAGCCGGGGGCGGGTCAGTGACGACTGGCACAGATCGACGAACTGCACCGCCGCGAGCTGGGTGTCGGCGATCGGGATGAGCTTGCCTTCGGCGATCATGCGCTCGAGGTGGCGGGCGATCAGGCTGGCGCCCTGCATCGGGCCGTTCTCATAGAAGCTGCGGCCGATATCGGGCATGCGCTCGGCCACGCCGATGACGATGCGGTGCGCGCTGACGGCGAATTCGCAATTGATCATGCGCACCAGGCAACGGCCGAAATTCGCCAGCGCGCGCACCGGATCCTCGTCCTGATCGAGCGCCTCGAAGGCGCCGCGCTTCTGCGCGTCGCGCTCGCGCTCGATCAGAGCGACGAAGAGATGCTCCTTGTCCTGGAAATAGACATAGAGCGTGCCCTTCGAGACATTGGCGGCCGCCGCGATATCGTTCATGCTGGCGGCGTCGAAACCCCGAGCCGTGAAGACCTGGTAAGCTCCATCGAGAATCTGGCGCCGTTTCTCCGGGTCCGTCCCGGCGATCCGCCGGTTGCGCCGTGCCGGCTTGAGGTCCGGCGTCATATTGTCCGTCATGCTTGTTTCCGCCGGGCAGCCCGGCCATGCAAAAATAATCGAACCGCCCAGTTCGATTTCACTTGATATGCAACATCGCCGGCGTTATTTCAAGCGCAATCGAACCAGACGGTTCGAATTGTTCTCATCAGGATAACCCATGTCCGCCGAGATCACGGATAAGCGCCGCGACCGCCTGAAGCTGGTCGATCCGGCCCTTGAGACAGCCAATCCCACTGAGGCGCGCCAGCCGGCGGAAACCACCTCGGCCCCCCCGCCCGAGGCGGCGCAGCCTCCTGCGAAGCGCAGCCCCGTACGCCGCGCCGGGCTGACCCTGCTCGCCGCCGTCGCGCTCGGTGCCGGCCTCTGGTACGGCATCGACTGGTGGCGCAACGGCCGTTTCATCGTCTCGACCGACGATGCCTATGTCGGCGCCGAAATGGCGACGATCTCCGCGAAGCTCGCTGCCAATATCGCCAAGGTTTCCGTGGTTCAGAACCAGGAGGTCAAGGCCGGTCAGCCGCTGGTGACGCTGGATGCCGGCGACTGGCAGATCGCGCTGGCGAGCGCCCGCGCCAAGACGGCGACGGCGCGCGCCACGCTCGCGCGTATCGATAGCCAGATCGAGGCCGGGCGTGCCGCGCTGGCGCAGGCCAAAGCGCAGCAGAGTTCGGCTGAAGCGGCAGTCACCCGCACGAGCGCTGATTATGATCGCGCCAACAGCCTGGCTGCCAAGTCCTACGGCTCGCAGGCCACGCTCGATGCCGCGACCGCGGCGCGTGACCAGGCCGTGGCGGCGGTCGCCAGCGCGAAAGCCGGCGTGGTGCAGGCTGATGCCAACATCAAGGTGCTCGAGGCTCAGCGCGTCGAGGCCGCCCGCCAGATCGACGAGCTCAAGGTGGCAGAGGAGAAGGCGGAGCGCGATCTCTCCTTCACCCAGGTCAACGCGCCGATCGACGGTGTCGTCGCCAGCACGAACCTGCAGCTCGGCGATCTGGTCAGCGCCGGCAAGCGCCTGATGTCGATCGTTCCGCTCGATCAGGTCTATGTCGACGCCAACTTCAAGGAAACGCAGATCGCACCTTTGAAGATCGGCGATCGCGCCTCGATCACGGTCGACGCGCTGCCGGACCAGGTCTTCCACGGCACGGTCAGCGGCATCGCCGGCGGCACGGGTTCGGTCTTCACGCTGCTGCCGCCGGACAATGCGACCGGCAATTTCACGAAGATCGTGCAGCGCGTGCCGGTGCGCATCGCGCTCGACCGGGAATCGGCCAGCAAGCATGTGCTGCGGCCGGGCATGTCGGTCGTCGTCTCCATCGATCCGCGTCCCGCCGGCCAGCGCTGACGCTGCAAGGAGGCCGTCATGGCCACCGCGACCTTGAATGCGCCGGCGGGAGCGCCGCCGGCTTCCGACGCCATTCCGATGCGCCGGATCTTCGCCTTCATGGCGATGGTCTTCGGCATGTTCATGGCGATCCTGGACATCCAGATCGTCTCCGCCTCGCTGGCGGAGATCCAGGCCGGCCTGTCCGCATCGTCGGATGAGATTGCCTGGGTGCAGACGGCCTATCTGATCGCGGAAGTGATCATGATCCCGCTGTCGGGCTATCTCAGCCGCGCACTCTCGACGCGCGTGTTCTTCTCGATCGCGGCGGCCGGTTTCACCATCTCCAGCGTCCTCTGTGCGACAGCCTCGTCGATCAACGAGATGATCGTCTGGCGTGCGATCCAGGGCTTCATCGGCGGTGGCATGATCCCCGGCGTCTTCGCCGCGGCCTTCACCATCTTTCCGCCCTCGAAGCGACCGGTTGTCTCGCCGCTCATCGGTCTCGTGGCGACACTCGCGCCGACGATCGGACCGACGGTGGGTGGCTATCTCAGCCATGCCTTCTCCTGGCACTGGCTGTTCCTGGTCAATGTCGTGCCTGGTATCGGCGTGACCATCGCGGCCTGGACGCTGATCGATTTCGACAAGCCAGACCACAGTCTGATCAAGCGCTTCGACTGGATCGGGCTCGGTGCCATGGCCGCTTTTCTCGGCAGCCTCGAATATGTGCTGGAGGAGGGG contains the following coding sequences:
- a CDS encoding aspartate-semialdehyde dehydrogenase, producing MSFKVAVVGATGNVGREMLDILAERAFPVSEVVALASSRSVGTEVSFGEKTLKVKALEHYDFSDTDICLMSAGGEISKEWSPKIGAQGTVVIDNSSAWRTHPDVPLIVPEVNAAATAGFTKMNIIANPNCSTAQLVVALKPLHDKFGIKRVVVSTYQSVSGAGKEGMDELFNQTRAVFSAGEVQTKKFPKRISFNLIPQIDVFMEDGYTKEEWKMVVETKKILDPKIKLTATCVRVPVFIAHSEAVNIECEKPITADEAREVLRSAPGILVIDKREPGGYITPHEAAGEDATYISRIREDATVENGLAFWCVSDNLRKGAALNAVQIAEVLVNRKLIQPRKQAA
- a CDS encoding DMT family transporter; this translates as MPSPIPPGPVSETAHPATPGSLRRDNALLGIGVMLLATIFLSAGDAASKYLAAQNVPALHIVWLRYAISGAILIAIVGIKRDWGSFRTRRAGLHLLRGIGAIGSSILFVSALKQLPIADATATSFVSPLFVTALSIPMLGERVGWRRWLATVVGLIGVLIVVRPGGSGFQLASLLPALSALCWAFSLIVTRLMSGTESPIATVTYSTVFGALVMTLLLPLHWVTPTWEIALVGFFIGAVSTAGHWLVIVAFRYAGASLLAPFSYIQLFWASLFGFFLFAALPDAWTLVGAVIIASSGLYTAHRERIRAKQVLG
- a CDS encoding TetR/AcrR family transcriptional regulator, whose protein sequence is MTDNMTPDLKPARRNRRIAGTDPEKRRQILDGAYQVFTARGFDAASMNDIAAAANVSKGTLYVYFQDKEHLFVALIERERDAQKRGAFEALDQDEDPVRALANFGRCLVRMINCEFAVSAHRIVIGVAERMPDIGRSFYENGPMQGASLIARHLERMIAEGKLIPIADTQLAAVQFVDLCQSSLTRPRLFNAVRTPPSEEEIAHVVNEAIEMFLARYGVKR
- a CDS encoding HlyD family secretion protein; translation: MSAEITDKRRDRLKLVDPALETANPTEARQPAETTSAPPPEAAQPPAKRSPVRRAGLTLLAAVALGAGLWYGIDWWRNGRFIVSTDDAYVGAEMATISAKLAANIAKVSVVQNQEVKAGQPLVTLDAGDWQIALASARAKTATARATLARIDSQIEAGRAALAQAKAQQSSAEAAVTRTSADYDRANSLAAKSYGSQATLDAATAARDQAVAAVASAKAGVVQADANIKVLEAQRVEAARQIDELKVAEEKAERDLSFTQVNAPIDGVVASTNLQLGDLVSAGKRLMSIVPLDQVYVDANFKETQIAPLKIGDRASITVDALPDQVFHGTVSGIAGGTGSVFTLLPPDNATGNFTKIVQRVPVRIALDRESASKHVLRPGMSVVVSIDPRPAGQR